One genomic segment of Streptomyces niveus includes these proteins:
- a CDS encoding NAD(P)/FAD-dependent oxidoreductase: MTVTVSGPLPDEVYDVAVVGAGVVGAAIARELARYPLRTALVEASGDVGDGTSKANTAILHTGFDAVPGSLEARLVREGRDRLAVYAEECGIPVEPIGALLVAWDDEQLATLPALARKAARNGYRRTRTVCADELRRREPHLGPGAVGALEVPDESVICPWTTTLAYATQAVRAGVDLHLNCRVDGVSEGSRRSPHRLSTGRGPLRTRWLVNAAGLYADEFDRLLGHTDFSVTPRRGQLMVFDKLARGLLTHILLPVPTALGKGVLVSPTVYGNVMLGPTAEDLDDKRATGSTAEGLAFLTEKGRRIMPDLLEEEVTAVYAGLRAATEHDDYMIRSHPGQRYVTVGGIRSTGLTASMAIAAYVVDLLSEAGAEPGTAADLVPVTMPNLGEAFPRPYERAELIAADPAYGAIVCHCERVTRGEIRDALAADIPPSSVEGLRRRTRALGGRCQGFYCGAAVRALFDAPSHGAPSYGAPAADSSSHGSEAAR; the protein is encoded by the coding sequence ATGACCGTCACCGTCTCGGGGCCGCTGCCGGACGAGGTGTACGACGTGGCGGTCGTCGGCGCCGGGGTCGTCGGGGCGGCGATCGCCCGCGAACTGGCCCGGTATCCGCTGCGTACCGCCCTGGTCGAGGCGTCCGGCGATGTCGGCGACGGGACGTCGAAGGCCAACACGGCCATCCTGCACACCGGTTTCGACGCGGTGCCCGGATCGCTCGAAGCCCGGCTCGTGCGCGAGGGCCGGGACAGGCTCGCCGTGTACGCGGAGGAGTGCGGCATCCCGGTCGAGCCGATCGGCGCCCTGCTCGTCGCCTGGGACGACGAACAGCTCGCCACCCTGCCCGCCCTGGCCCGCAAGGCGGCGCGCAACGGGTACCGGCGCACCCGGACGGTCTGCGCCGACGAACTGCGCCGCCGCGAGCCGCATCTGGGGCCGGGCGCGGTGGGGGCGCTCGAAGTCCCCGACGAGAGCGTCATCTGTCCGTGGACGACGACGCTCGCGTACGCGACCCAGGCGGTACGCGCCGGGGTCGACCTGCATCTCAACTGCCGTGTGGACGGCGTGAGTGAGGGCTCGCGGCGCTCCCCGCACCGGCTCTCCACCGGGCGCGGGCCGCTGCGCACCCGATGGCTGGTCAACGCGGCGGGCCTGTACGCGGACGAGTTCGACCGGCTGCTCGGCCACACCGATTTCTCGGTGACGCCGCGGCGCGGTCAGCTGATGGTCTTCGACAAGCTCGCGCGCGGGCTTCTCACGCACATCCTGCTGCCGGTTCCCACGGCGCTCGGCAAGGGGGTCCTGGTGTCGCCGACCGTGTACGGCAACGTGATGCTCGGCCCGACCGCCGAGGACCTGGACGACAAGCGCGCCACCGGTTCCACGGCGGAAGGGCTCGCCTTCCTTACGGAGAAGGGCAGGCGGATCATGCCGGATCTCCTCGAAGAGGAGGTGACCGCCGTGTACGCGGGGCTGCGCGCGGCCACCGAACACGACGACTACATGATCCGCTCGCACCCCGGACAGCGGTACGTCACGGTGGGCGGGATCCGGTCGACCGGGCTGACCGCGTCGATGGCGATCGCCGCGTATGTCGTGGACCTGCTGTCGGAGGCGGGCGCCGAACCGGGGACGGCCGCCGACCTCGTACCGGTGACGATGCCGAACCTCGGTGAGGCGTTCCCCCGTCCGTACGAACGCGCCGAACTGATCGCGGCCGATCCGGCGTACGGGGCGATCGTGTGCCACTGCGAGCGGGTTACGCGCGGTGAGATCCGGGACGCGCTCGCCGCTGACATCCCGCCGTCCTCCGTGGAAGGGCTGCGCCGGCGGACCAGGGCGCTGGGCGGCCGGTGCCAGGGGTTCTACTGCGGGGCGGCCGTGCGCGCCCTGTTCGACGCGCCGTCGCACGGCGCACCGTCGTACGGCGCACCGGCGGCCGATTCGTCGTCGCACGGCTCGGAGGCCGCACGGTGA
- a CDS encoding FGGY family carbohydrate kinase, producing the protein MPSAQHSPGTAVDPASRPVLAVDQGTSSTKALVICPERGVIGSGSAPAPPRYGSGGLVEADPALLLSSVVDAGRLALADAGEPVAAVGLANQGETVLAWDPRTGEPLTDAIVWQDRRAASVCAELAPHDEMLRELTGLPLEPYFAAPKMAWIRRNLTREGVVTTSDSWLVHRLTGEFVTDAATAGRTQLLDLDTAEWSPAALDVFGMSDERLPQVVDAAGRFGVTTSFGDDPIPLTGLLVDQQAALLAQNVTEPGTAKCTYGTGAFLLAQTGARPLRSGTGLVGCVAWRLDGRTSYCLDGQVYTAASAVRWLSDLGVISGADDLDRVGSSVADSGGVTFVPSLAGLAAPWWRGDAKGSMTGLGLETGSGHLVRALCEGIAAQVVALADAVAEDTGTPLEALRVDGGLTRSDLLMQTQADLLQLPVELSPLPDATALGVGALARLGLDPGMTVERAAPRWRPQKVFEPRIGAAEAAERLGVFRTEVAALVAALPAAGRAGPV; encoded by the coding sequence ATGCCGTCTGCTCAGCACTCCCCCGGCACCGCCGTGGACCCGGCCTCGCGGCCGGTGCTCGCCGTCGATCAGGGCACCTCGTCCACCAAGGCGCTGGTGATCTGTCCGGAACGCGGGGTGATCGGCAGCGGCTCCGCGCCGGCGCCCCCGCGCTACGGCTCCGGCGGACTGGTCGAGGCCGATCCCGCACTGCTGCTCTCCTCGGTGGTCGACGCGGGGCGCCTGGCGCTCGCCGACGCCGGCGAACCCGTCGCGGCGGTCGGACTGGCCAACCAGGGCGAGACCGTGCTCGCCTGGGACCCCCGCACCGGTGAGCCGCTGACCGACGCGATCGTGTGGCAGGACCGGCGAGCCGCGTCCGTCTGCGCCGAACTCGCCCCGCACGACGAGATGTTGAGAGAGCTGACCGGTCTGCCGCTGGAGCCGTACTTCGCCGCGCCCAAGATGGCGTGGATCCGCCGGAACCTGACCCGCGAAGGCGTCGTCACGACCTCCGACTCCTGGCTCGTCCACCGGTTGACCGGCGAGTTCGTCACCGACGCGGCGACGGCCGGGCGCACCCAGCTGCTGGACCTCGACACCGCCGAGTGGTCCCCCGCCGCCCTGGACGTCTTCGGGATGAGCGACGAACGGCTGCCCCAAGTCGTGGACGCGGCCGGGCGGTTCGGCGTCACGACGTCCTTCGGCGACGACCCGATCCCGCTGACGGGCCTGCTCGTCGACCAGCAGGCGGCGCTGCTCGCCCAGAACGTGACCGAGCCGGGGACGGCCAAGTGCACCTACGGCACGGGGGCGTTCCTCCTCGCGCAGACCGGCGCGCGTCCGCTGCGCAGCGGGACCGGCCTGGTCGGCTGTGTGGCCTGGCGGCTCGACGGCCGTACCAGCTACTGCCTCGACGGGCAGGTGTACACGGCGGCCTCGGCCGTGCGGTGGCTGAGCGATCTCGGCGTGATCTCCGGCGCCGACGACCTCGACCGGGTCGGCTCGTCCGTCGCCGACAGCGGGGGCGTCACCTTCGTACCGTCGCTCGCCGGACTCGCCGCGCCGTGGTGGCGCGGCGACGCGAAGGGGTCGATGACGGGGCTCGGTCTGGAGACCGGCTCCGGACATCTGGTGCGGGCGCTCTGCGAGGGCATCGCCGCCCAGGTCGTCGCGCTGGCGGACGCGGTGGCCGAGGACACCGGCACGCCCCTGGAGGCACTGCGAGTCGACGGCGGGCTGACCCGGTCGGACCTGCTGATGCAGACACAGGCCGATCTGCTGCAACTGCCCGTCGAGCTCTCCCCGTTGCCCGACGCCACCGCGCTGGGCGTGGGCGCACTCGCCCGGCTCGGTCTCGACCCCGGTATGACGGTGGAGCGAGCCGCGCCCCGATGGCGTCCCCAGAAGGTCTTCGAGCCCAGGATCGGAGCGGCGGAGGCGGCCGAGCGGCTCGGCGTCTTCCGTACGGAGGTGGCCGCTCTCGTCGCCGCCCTGCCGGCCGCCGGCCGGGCGGGCCCGGTATGA
- a CDS encoding amino acid permease, whose amino-acid sequence MSVSPPAWSKPDSAPQQDEEERLRELGYQPVLARRMGGFGNFAISFSVISILSGCMTLYGFGLITGGPAVMLWGWIGVGLFVLCIGMALAEVTSAYPTSGALYYMADRLGGRKWGWYTGWLNLLGLLGAIAGIDYGAALFTGAFLNLQWGFDPTPGWTMVIFMCILLLHATLNLFGVRLVSVLNSISVWWHLGGVALIVGILAVVPKNHQSPEFVFTQFVNETGWENPIYVAAIGLLLAQYTFCGYDASAHLSEETSNASVSAARGIVRAIWVSWIAGFALLAGLTFAIQDYAATSGAAVPPAQIFIDVLGTNGASALLLVVIMAQLFCGNAEVAAASRMVFAFSRDNALPGSALWRRVSSRTQTPVPAVWLSVGFACLLAVPSLYSPTAYGAVTAINVIGITPAYAIPIYLKLRAGDRFQPGPWTLGRWSKPIGWIAVVWVAIVTVIFCLPQKNPVTTDTMNYAVIALAVVLALATAWWYAARGSYSTPQSYGNAREQSEISEGIV is encoded by the coding sequence ATGTCCGTCTCCCCACCGGCCTGGTCGAAGCCGGATTCAGCTCCGCAGCAGGATGAAGAAGAACGGCTGAGGGAACTCGGTTATCAGCCGGTACTCGCCCGCAGGATGGGCGGTTTCGGCAATTTCGCCATCAGCTTCTCGGTGATCTCGATCCTCTCGGGATGCATGACCCTGTACGGCTTCGGGCTCATTACCGGCGGTCCCGCCGTGATGCTCTGGGGCTGGATCGGCGTCGGGCTCTTCGTGCTCTGCATAGGCATGGCGCTGGCGGAGGTGACCAGCGCCTATCCCACGTCCGGGGCCCTCTACTACATGGCCGACCGGCTCGGCGGACGCAAGTGGGGCTGGTACACCGGCTGGCTGAACCTGCTCGGACTACTGGGCGCGATCGCCGGAATCGACTACGGCGCGGCCCTGTTCACCGGTGCGTTCCTCAACCTCCAGTGGGGATTCGACCCCACGCCGGGCTGGACCATGGTCATCTTCATGTGCATCCTGCTGCTGCACGCGACGCTGAACCTGTTCGGTGTCCGCCTGGTCAGCGTCCTCAACTCGATCAGCGTCTGGTGGCACCTCGGCGGTGTCGCCCTGATCGTCGGCATCCTCGCGGTCGTCCCCAAGAACCACCAGTCGCCCGAGTTCGTCTTCACCCAGTTCGTCAACGAGACCGGTTGGGAGAACCCGATCTATGTGGCCGCGATCGGTCTGCTGCTCGCCCAGTACACCTTCTGCGGCTACGACGCGTCCGCGCATCTCTCCGAGGAGACGTCGAACGCCTCCGTCTCCGCCGCACGCGGCATCGTGCGCGCCATCTGGGTCTCCTGGATCGCCGGTTTCGCGCTCCTCGCCGGTCTGACCTTCGCGATCCAGGACTACGCGGCGACGAGCGGCGCCGCCGTGCCGCCCGCGCAGATCTTCATCGACGTCCTGGGCACCAACGGCGCCAGCGCACTTCTGCTTGTCGTGATCATGGCGCAACTCTTCTGCGGCAACGCCGAGGTGGCTGCCGCCAGCCGTATGGTGTTCGCCTTCAGCCGGGACAACGCCCTGCCCGGTTCGGCGCTGTGGCGGCGCGTCAGCAGCCGTACGCAGACGCCGGTGCCCGCCGTATGGCTGTCGGTCGGCTTCGCGTGTCTGCTCGCCGTGCCGTCGCTGTACTCGCCGACCGCGTACGGCGCCGTGACGGCGATCAACGTCATCGGCATCACGCCCGCCTACGCGATCCCGATCTATCTGAAGCTGCGCGCCGGCGACCGCTTCCAGCCCGGCCCCTGGACGCTGGGCCGGTGGAGCAAGCCGATCGGCTGGATCGCCGTCGTCTGGGTCGCGATCGTCACCGTGATCTTCTGTCTGCCGCAGAAGAACCCGGTCACCACGGACACCATGAACTACGCGGTGATCGCACTGGCCGTGGTGCTCGCCCTGGCCACCGCCTGGTGGTACGCGGCGCGGGGCTCGTACAGCACACCGCAGTCGTACGGCAACGCCCGCGAGCAGTCCGAGATCTCCGAGGGGATCGTGTAG
- a CDS encoding glycoside hydrolase family 75 protein yields the protein MHHSSRLYAAVGAVLVTASALPASAHPARALDTTHLPPPPVPGSRAPGPPATDGSPRLEGTVTAAALRAKAEDCSRVSKGLYRTDRGRPADVPVCGRKGAVFWKADLDVDCDGQVTTRCNKKTDPGFHGDTAFRQSDGEPLNAEEVPYVVVPAPSRTWDHAASGIRGGGVAAVVHEDRVEYAVVGDTGPSGLVGEASYAAALSLGIDPDPARGGVPSGVTYILFKDSEVTPIESRSSAVRLGSELARKFLQED from the coding sequence GTGCACCACAGTTCGCGTCTCTACGCCGCCGTCGGCGCCGTACTGGTCACCGCTTCGGCGCTGCCCGCCTCCGCGCACCCCGCGAGGGCGCTCGACACGACACATCTGCCGCCACCGCCCGTACCCGGCTCGCGGGCGCCGGGACCGCCGGCCACCGACGGCTCGCCCCGGCTGGAGGGCACGGTCACGGCGGCGGCGCTGCGCGCGAAGGCCGAGGACTGCTCACGCGTATCGAAGGGCCTCTACCGGACCGACCGGGGCAGACCCGCCGACGTCCCCGTCTGCGGCAGGAAGGGCGCCGTGTTCTGGAAGGCCGACCTGGACGTCGACTGCGACGGGCAGGTCACCACCCGCTGCAACAAGAAGACGGACCCCGGGTTCCACGGGGACACGGCCTTCCGTCAGTCGGACGGCGAGCCGCTGAACGCGGAGGAGGTGCCGTACGTCGTGGTGCCGGCGCCGAGCCGGACCTGGGACCACGCCGCGTCCGGCATCCGGGGCGGCGGTGTCGCGGCGGTCGTCCACGAGGACCGGGTGGAGTACGCGGTGGTGGGCGACACGGGGCCGAGCGGGCTCGTCGGGGAGGCGTCGTACGCCGCGGCGCTCTCGCTGGGGATCGATCCCGATCCCGCGCGGGGCGGTGTCCCCTCCGGGGTGACGTACATCCTGTTCAAGGACTCCGAGGTCACGCCGATCGAGAGCCGGTCGTCGGCGGTGCGGCTGGGCAGCGAGCTGGCCAGGAAGTTCCTTCAGGAGGACTGA
- a CDS encoding NUDIX domain-containing protein, with amino-acid sequence MSGKRSAGLLLYRVTDAGTEVLVGHMGGPFWAGRSRAAWSIPKGEYGPDETPEDAADREFEEEVGHPPPAGHREPLGETRQSGGKTVTVWAVEADFDPALAVPGTFTMEWPRGSGVEREFPELDRLGWFPLEDAVELLVTGQRIFLGRLALFIESREDRP; translated from the coding sequence ATGTCAGGGAAGCGAAGCGCGGGACTCCTTCTGTACCGGGTCACGGACGCGGGCACGGAAGTGCTCGTCGGACACATGGGCGGCCCGTTCTGGGCGGGGCGCAGCCGGGCCGCGTGGTCGATCCCCAAGGGTGAGTACGGCCCCGACGAGACTCCCGAGGACGCCGCCGACCGGGAGTTCGAGGAGGAGGTGGGCCATCCTCCGCCCGCCGGGCACCGGGAGCCGCTGGGCGAGACCCGCCAGTCGGGCGGCAAGACCGTCACCGTATGGGCCGTCGAGGCGGACTTCGATCCCGCGCTCGCCGTACCCGGCACGTTCACGATGGAGTGGCCGCGCGGGTCGGGCGTCGAGCGGGAGTTCCCGGAGCTCGACCGGCTCGGCTGGTTTCCTCTGGAGGATGCCGTGGAGCTGCTGGTGACGGGGCAGCGGATCTTCCTCGGCCGGCTGGCTCTCTTCATAGAGAGCCGCGAGGACAGGCCGTAA
- a CDS encoding coagulation factor 5/8 type domain-containing protein encodes MHAPPIDSPTLRGTSGPSRRGLAATLAATLAATLLAFVPSSPAHADPIEGGGDLGPNVIVFDPSTPNIQGKLDEVFEQQESAQFGSGRYQFLFKPGTYNGLNAQLGFYTSISGLGLSPDDVSINGDVTVDAGWFNGNATQNFWRSAENLSLNPVNGTNRWAVSQAAPFRRMHVKGGLNLAPDGYGWASGGYIADSKVDGSVGPYSQQQWYTRDSSVGGWQNAVWNMTFSGVEGAPAQSFPDPPYTTLETTPTSREKPFLYLDGDTYKVFVPEKRVNARGVTWDSGAPAGSSIDLNQFYVVKPGATAQTINAALDQGLNLLFTPGVYHVDETINVNRADTVVLGLGLATVIPDNGVTAMKVADVDGVKLAGFLIDAGPVNSETLLEVGPEGSSADHAANPTTVQDVFIRIGGAGPGKATTSMVINSDDTIVDHTWVWRADHGDGVGWETNRADFGVRVNGDDVLATGLFVEHFNKYDVEWYGERGRTIFFQNEKAYDAPNQAAIQNGDTKGYSAYRVDESVDQHEGWGMGSYCYYNVDPTIQQHNGFSAPVKPGVKFHHLLVVSLGGQGQYERVINDIGEPTSGTSTVPSVVVQFP; translated from the coding sequence GTGCACGCTCCCCCCATCGACTCTCCAACGCTCCGCGGCACCTCAGGACCCTCCCGCCGCGGACTGGCCGCGACACTCGCCGCCACTCTGGCCGCGACCCTGCTGGCCTTCGTCCCGAGCAGCCCCGCGCACGCCGACCCGATCGAGGGCGGCGGCGATCTCGGCCCCAACGTGATCGTGTTCGACCCTTCGACGCCGAACATCCAGGGCAAGCTCGACGAGGTCTTCGAGCAGCAGGAGTCGGCCCAGTTCGGCTCCGGCCGCTACCAGTTCCTGTTCAAGCCGGGCACGTACAACGGCCTGAACGCCCAACTCGGCTTCTACACCTCGATCTCCGGTCTCGGGCTGTCGCCCGACGACGTCAGCATCAACGGCGACGTGACCGTGGACGCCGGCTGGTTCAACGGCAACGCCACCCAGAACTTCTGGCGCTCGGCCGAGAACCTGTCGCTCAACCCGGTCAACGGCACGAACCGCTGGGCCGTCTCACAGGCCGCCCCGTTCCGCCGGATGCACGTCAAGGGCGGGCTCAACCTGGCGCCCGACGGATACGGCTGGGCCAGCGGCGGCTACATCGCCGACAGCAAGGTCGACGGCAGCGTGGGCCCGTACTCCCAGCAGCAGTGGTACACCCGCGACAGCTCGGTCGGCGGCTGGCAGAACGCCGTGTGGAACATGACGTTCTCCGGTGTGGAGGGCGCGCCCGCGCAGAGCTTCCCCGACCCTCCGTACACCACGCTGGAGACCACCCCCACCTCCCGCGAGAAGCCGTTCCTCTACCTGGACGGCGACACCTACAAGGTGTTCGTACCGGAGAAGCGCGTGAACGCGCGCGGGGTGACCTGGGACAGCGGGGCACCCGCGGGGTCGTCCATCGACCTGAACCAGTTCTACGTGGTCAAGCCCGGCGCGACGGCGCAGACCATCAACGCCGCGCTCGACCAGGGCCTCAATCTGCTGTTCACACCCGGCGTGTACCACGTGGACGAGACGATCAACGTCAACCGTGCCGACACGGTCGTCCTCGGTCTCGGCCTCGCCACGGTGATTCCCGACAACGGGGTGACGGCGATGAAGGTCGCCGATGTGGACGGGGTGAAGCTGGCCGGCTTCCTGATCGACGCCGGTCCGGTCAACTCCGAGACGCTGCTGGAGGTCGGCCCCGAGGGATCGTCCGCCGACCACGCGGCCAACCCGACCACGGTCCAGGACGTCTTCATCCGGATCGGCGGCGCCGGTCCCGGCAAGGCCACCACCAGCATGGTGATCAACAGCGACGACACGATCGTCGATCACACCTGGGTGTGGCGGGCGGACCACGGTGACGGGGTCGGCTGGGAGACCAACAGGGCCGACTTCGGTGTACGGGTGAACGGTGACGACGTCCTGGCGACCGGCCTGTTCGTCGAACACTTCAACAAATACGACGTCGAGTGGTACGGCGAACGCGGCCGGACGATCTTCTTCCAGAACGAGAAGGCGTACGACGCGCCCAACCAGGCGGCGATCCAGAACGGCGACACGAAGGGCTACTCCGCCTACCGGGTCGACGAATCGGTCGACCAGCACGAGGGCTGGGGGATGGGCAGTTACTGCTACTACAACGTCGATCCCACGATCCAGCAGCACAACGGCTTCTCGGCGCCGGTCAAACCCGGCGTGAAGTTCCACCATCTGCTGGTCGTCTCGCTCGGCGGGCAGGGCCAGTACGAGCGGGTGATCAACGACATCGGCGAACCCACGTCCGGGACGTCGACCGTCCCCTCGGTCGTGGTCCAGTTCCCCTGA
- a CDS encoding beta-L-arabinofuranosidase domain-containing protein produces MTLDRRHFLGTGALAIGGAGLLGPLAPTAAAVAPARGGWYTPNAAPLAPTAFQKLPLGSVTPRGWLTGQLRLLLDGLFGRYAEVSHFLRFDDSGWVHPEKAGWEEVTYWLRGHVGLAALTGDPAALATNRRWIDAIIATRQPDGFFGPTRLRTALNGGPDFWPYLPLLQALRSHEEFTGDERVVPFIVPFLRHMNAQGPGAFNSSWVSKRWGDGLDIAFWLYNRTGESFLLDLADKMHTHGANWVDNFPDLHNVNIAQGFREPAQYALRSGSAELTRATYRSYASVMGAYGQFPGGGFAGDENSRPGFDDPRQGFETCGTVEFMASHELLTRITGDPVWADRCEELAFNLLPTATDPHGRGIHYITSANSVELDNTTKNQGQFQNGFAMQAYKPGIDSYRCCPHNYGMGWPYFTEELWLATPDRGLAAAMYAPSQVRAKVADGTEITVTEDTDYPFKETVTLTVGTPRRVAFPLHLRIPGWCADPQLTVAGRRVAVPGGPRFFKVTREWRDGDRVTLRLPQRTTVRTWDDNHGSVSVDHGPLTYSLKIGERYERFAGTEDFPELSVHPTTPWNVGLAPDPLRGLRFTADDGPLAANPFTHEGSPVRITTSARRIEEWVADDQRVVAPLQDGPARSTAAPEPVTLIPMGAARLRITAFPTASPGGRAWTAEPPYRRIRNKHSGKVLAVDGMSLEPGGRVVQFDNSGTADHAWQLSPAGDGWFLIRNGNSGKIIGAEGRSTQNSARIVQFEDDGSGDHLWQLVDRGEGWSLILSRHSGKVLGVDGMSTANSAQVVQFEDNGTDDHLWQLV; encoded by the coding sequence ATGACGCTCGACCGACGACATTTCCTCGGCACCGGCGCCCTCGCGATCGGCGGTGCGGGTCTGCTGGGGCCCCTGGCGCCGACAGCCGCGGCCGTCGCCCCGGCACGCGGCGGGTGGTACACGCCGAACGCCGCACCGCTCGCCCCGACCGCGTTCCAGAAGCTGCCGCTGGGCAGCGTCACCCCGCGCGGCTGGCTCACCGGCCAGTTGCGTCTGCTGCTCGACGGCCTCTTCGGCCGGTACGCCGAGGTCTCGCACTTCCTGCGGTTCGACGACTCCGGCTGGGTGCACCCGGAGAAGGCCGGCTGGGAGGAGGTCACCTACTGGCTCCGCGGCCATGTGGGCCTGGCCGCCCTCACCGGCGACCCGGCGGCCCTCGCCACCAACCGCCGCTGGATCGACGCGATCATCGCCACCCGGCAGCCCGACGGCTTCTTCGGTCCGACCCGGCTGCGTACGGCGCTGAACGGCGGACCGGACTTCTGGCCGTATCTGCCGCTGCTCCAGGCGCTGCGCTCGCACGAGGAGTTCACCGGGGACGAACGGGTCGTGCCGTTCATCGTCCCGTTCCTGCGCCACATGAACGCGCAGGGCCCCGGCGCCTTCAACTCCAGCTGGGTGTCCAAGCGTTGGGGCGACGGTCTCGACATCGCCTTCTGGCTCTACAACCGCACCGGCGAGTCGTTCCTGCTCGACCTCGCCGACAAGATGCACACCCACGGCGCCAATTGGGTCGACAACTTCCCCGACCTGCACAACGTCAACATCGCCCAGGGCTTCCGTGAGCCGGCCCAGTACGCGCTGCGCTCCGGCTCCGCGGAGCTGACCCGTGCCACGTACCGGAGTTACGCCTCCGTCATGGGCGCCTACGGCCAGTTCCCGGGCGGGGGTTTCGCCGGGGACGAGAACTCCCGCCCCGGCTTCGACGACCCCCGCCAGGGCTTCGAGACGTGCGGCACGGTCGAGTTCATGGCCAGCCACGAACTGCTCACCCGGATCACGGGCGACCCGGTGTGGGCCGACCGCTGCGAGGAGCTGGCCTTCAATCTGCTGCCCACAGCCACCGATCCGCACGGCCGGGGCATCCACTACATCACCAGCGCGAACAGCGTCGAACTGGACAACACCACGAAGAACCAGGGCCAGTTCCAGAACGGCTTCGCCATGCAGGCGTACAAGCCGGGCATCGACTCCTACCGCTGCTGTCCGCACAACTACGGCATGGGCTGGCCCTACTTCACCGAGGAGCTGTGGCTGGCCACGCCCGACCGGGGACTCGCGGCGGCGATGTACGCGCCCAGTCAGGTGCGCGCGAAGGTCGCCGACGGCACGGAGATCACCGTCACCGAGGACACCGACTACCCGTTCAAGGAGACCGTCACCCTCACCGTCGGCACGCCCCGGCGCGTCGCCTTCCCGCTCCATCTGCGGATCCCCGGCTGGTGCGCGGATCCCCAACTCACGGTCGCCGGACGGCGTGTGGCCGTACCGGGCGGGCCACGGTTCTTCAAGGTCACGCGCGAGTGGCGCGACGGCGACCGGGTGACCCTGCGGCTGCCGCAGCGCACCACCGTACGCACCTGGGACGACAACCACGGCTCCGTCAGCGTGGACCACGGGCCGCTCACGTACTCCCTGAAGATCGGCGAGCGGTACGAACGGTTCGCGGGCACCGAGGACTTCCCCGAACTCTCGGTGCACCCCACCACCCCGTGGAACGTCGGTCTCGCGCCGGACCCGCTCAGAGGGCTGCGGTTCACGGCCGACGACGGACCGCTGGCCGCGAACCCGTTCACCCACGAGGGCTCGCCGGTCCGGATCACCACGTCGGCGCGCCGTATCGAGGAGTGGGTGGCCGACGACCAGCGTGTCGTCGCTCCCCTCCAGGACGGTCCGGCCCGCAGCACGGCGGCGCCCGAGCCGGTGACGCTGATCCCGATGGGCGCGGCCCGGCTGCGGATCACCGCCTTCCCGACCGCGTCGCCCGGCGGGCGGGCCTGGACGGCGGAGCCGCCGTACCGCCGGATACGGAACAAGCACAGCGGCAAGGTGCTCGCCGTGGACGGGATGTCGCTGGAGCCGGGCGGGCGGGTCGTGCAGTTCGACAACTCGGGGACGGCGGACCACGCCTGGCAGCTCTCCCCGGCGGGTGACGGCTGGTTCCTGATCCGCAACGGGAACAGCGGGAAGATCATCGGGGCCGAGGGCAGGTCGACCCAGAACAGCGCGCGCATCGTGCAGTTCGAGGACGACGGGAGCGGTGACCACCTCTGGCAGTTGGTCGACCGTGGCGAGGGCTGGTCGCTGATCCTCAGCCGGCACAGCGGAAAGGTCCTGGGCGTGGACGGGATGTCGACGGCCAACAGCGCGCAGGTGGTGCAGTTCGAGGACAACGGCACGGACGACCATCTCTGGCAGCTCGTCTGA